The DNA region ctagtcaaacaatgtgcaacccaataaaaatatactctaatactcataataaatcaattcatAATAATTTCCAACACCACTCGAAAAGTCTATAAAGTCAATCATCGGGCTCACGTGCCCAGATTCAAAACatttttgaagataatcattacccacaataccacaaattcaaatatataatttatttctaattccATGTCAAATTTCATGGTAAAAGttccaaaataccaatttctaggtttctttcaaaatctcaaaatttctactaatttctatGTTTAAATCCTTGTATAATCCATATATTTAGCTTGTAataggaagaaatcacttacctcgagtTGCTCGATGAACCACCCCTCAAAATAGCTCCCCAAATTCGGCCatccaagtgaaaaatgagagaaatgagagctaAGTCTCGATTTAAGGAACTATTCTACCCAACAATAGTCTCGCACTTGCGGCCAAAATGCCGCACCTGCGGCGTCGCTTTTTCGACCACccctccgcttctgtggaaaatCACCCAAACATGATGGTTCGCACCTGTGGAACCATTCCCCGCTTCTGCGATATCGCAAGTGCGAGCCTTTTCCGCTCCCGCGTTTTCTCCCGCTTCTGCGCCTAACGCATTTGCCTCTGCGCTTGCACAGATACGACCAAAGCTCCACACCTGCGGCCCTTCCCCTGGTGACCTTCTCTGCTTCTACGATGACCTCCCTCGCACCTGCGTGTCCGCACATGCGACCAaaccaccgcaggtgcgatgactcCAGACTTCAGCAGTCTTCAGCATTTCCTCGAATCCAAGTTTcaatccgatttcaatccgtttcaaactcgaggcccccgagaccccatccaaacataccaacacatcccaaaacatgaaACGAACTTTCTCGAAGCCTCAAATCGCACCAACCAACaccaaaactatgaatcgacgataaaaatccttctttaaactttcaaacttcgacgaacgcgtccgaatcatacttaaacatttcgaaatgacgccaaactttacgtacaagttataaatcatgatacaaacctattccaagtctcgaaactccaaatggacatcgataacaccaaaattcactttaaatcaaactttagaaattcttaaacttttaaaatgctaactttccataataggcgccgaaatactCCCGGACCATCCGGTACTCAACTCGAACATatgccaaagtccaaaatcatcatacaatcctattggaaccttcaaatcccgattccgaggtcgtttactcaaaagtcaaacctcagtcaattcttccaacttaaagcttcgaaattagaattttctttccgaatcaattccgaacttcccgaaattaaattccgactaTGCGTACATGTCATAATTTATGAAGTGAAggtactcaaggcctcaaatcgccGAACGACGTGCTGGAGCtcgaaacgaccgatcgggtcgttacaaaactGAGTTTGCaatgatttttaggactaaaaCTTCTTATAATTGAGTTGTTGATTAATTTGCGAATGTCCTTCAAGTTTATCTTACCACCTAATTATTCTTTCTGAGCTTTTGATGCTTTACacaatataaattgaacttttataATAATTCTTTCTTATTGTGTATGTTTTTAATTGATATggtattaacgtgcaacgcacgttcgtagaaactaatatatatatatatatatatatatatatatatatatatatatatatatatatataccagctagaaaaaataaataggaaatacAACGGACTATTTTTGTAAAGATCTCATAAAATTGTGAGGAAAGTGAATATAGTACGGTTTTGAACAAAGGTTGTTTAATGAGCAAATGTCAGAATAAATAATACTGGCTGTCACTCATTTATACAAGACTATTAATATTTCATCCAAcattaacaacttgtttggacgATTGTTATCTATCGTTCCATAATGTATAGTATTGTATCATTTTGATGTATGTAATGTTTGCTATCATTTCATGATgtcatgcaccaataatatgaagaataaacttgtaatattataaaCAAAAAGTAAGGTACGAGGTagaattataatataaaaagttagggtaaataataaaatagaattGTTTCATAATAAGAAAGGGCaagataagagaaaaaaaaataaggtaacggcgcgaccacaccaaattggtcattccataaagtgacacttttcgtcgttacgtaacgacatatttaacgatacgatacaataaaatttaagtaacaataaaaataaatatattatatttaagaagaattaacctaaatagcaaCACACTTAActgtttaaactaaaaatagtcagTGGAAGTATAGTGTatacataatttatgtattatatgtgtataattgtgtataatgaATGTATAATCTATGCATATGACTTagaaaagtaaacaataaatatgaccagctatttgtgtaaaaatttctatatttaaaataacaatatgatacaatacaataggtaacaaccatccaaacaagctttAATGAACAAGAATGTTATTTGGAATGTATGTCTTGGTATTTTAAAGTTTGCATGAGAATTCTTTAACAAACTTATATAATTCAATGTATGAAATTTCTTTACATATTTCAAATTTAATCTTTCATATTCCCATAAATGAATCACATTATTCCGAGGCTACTCTTATATTTTCAATATTTTAGTGCATTCCTATGACTAGTTGGTCAAAATTCCAAAAACATGAGGTGTATATAGCGAAACTAGTTTGGTACACGGAATGTAGTAAACCATTCATTTCACTCTTTTCAATCTCAACCTTTACAACTACTGTTTATTACTAAACTTTAGGAGTGACTTAAGCAACTTCCTTCGCTCTACCATTAGACAAAATCAGAGGAGAGAGAGTGAGAAACAGCTCCAAAAAACACAAGGTATGAAATAATAACACAAATGTTGTGTGCATGTTCAAAGAACATTGACTTGTAATTAggggaataaaataaaaaataaaaaaacaagaaagaggCAGAATACAAGGAGTTGAATTGATCATCATCccatttttttataataataatggCACAAATGCAACCTGAAAAAGTTGCTTCTAGTGTCCAACAATCTACTCCAGAAAAAATTGTTGCTAAAGTTGATTATAACAAGAAGCTGGCCAAGAATAATAATAAGCAGCAGATCAATGCTGCTTCTTACAATATTAATGGTGGATCTTTCAAGTTCAATGTTCAAGCCCCCGAGTTCGTGCCGAAATCACATGCCACAATCCCCATTTCAAGATATATTTATCCCTATTTCCAGTATGTTAATACAACAACTACTACTAATGATTGGATATATGGGGGTGATCAAGAAACTATCTCCTTTGTTCAAGAACCAAGTTTTGTTTCAACTTTGTCTCAGAAAGATATCCTTCCTGAAGAGCTCAGGCTAAAAGTCATCAAACAGGtcaccttttcttcttttctctttgcttttttctttttgagttgaATTGCTTCTCAGTTGTGTTAAGTGCGTGGCTATCTCATATATACTTCAATTTTATTATGTACCAACACGCATGTGAgcctaattatttttttatgtgCCAAATAGATAGTGAGATTAATTTGAAATAAGACCTTTTGATACCATGTTGAAGTGTGTGACCATatcaattaagagattaagctcTCAACAATTTGATCTTGTTAACGTTCTTTGTTTTCCCTTCTAATGGTGTTTGGATCAAATGGCCATTTTGTTGGTCTGGTCACCATTTGTCATTCTTTGTATCACAATTTATGTGCTTATTGACCGGTCTTTATTTAATGTTGATCAACATCTTTGATTCAATGAgcttttattaaaaaataaaaataaggttaCACTAGCAAATATGGCGTTTTAACTAGTTTTAGATGTGGGAGAAAAGGGAGCTCAAAAGAAGTATGAAAACACATGTAACTGAATctattaaaagcacaaagggaATTGCAACCTGAGCAATTTTCTCCGGTCATTCTTTCTTTACTTGCTCGCTATGGCTTGGCACTTAATCGCTAAATGAGGGATGTTTGCGTATGTAATAATAGCCTAGACCTCATAAATGCAATTGCAGATTTTGTTCTGTTACAAGACTCTTAATAAGCAGACTGCTAAATAAGAATAGTCAGATTCTGCTCTAGTTTTTTATAGCATGGTTTATGTCTACAAGCTTTATTGCCTTGTTGAGATTTTTTGTTTCTAAAATCTGATAGTTTATATATTTGATAGGTTGAATACCAACACAGTGACATGAGCTTGCTCGCAAATGAGAGCTTGTTGAAACAAATGAATAAGGACCCTAAAGGCTTTGGTAAGTAGTATTGATACATAGTTAAATAAATAGTCTACAGATTTTCAATTCATCAGTTTGtcaaattcttgagaaatatgTTTAATTACTACTACAGTTCCCATTTCTTCTGTTTCGgctacaaagaaaatcaagtCCCTCATTACCAACAACCAATTAACGCTTTCTCATGCCCTCCTGTCCTCTTCAAAGCTAGTAAGTATTGAATTTTAGTTAAGCTGTGTTTATTTTAATTACTTATTGAATATCAATTGACGACTAAGATTTTCTATATATACTTGATCGTATTCTGAAGATTGTAAGCGACGATGGCAAGAAGGTCAAACGAAAAATCCCATTCACTGACAAGGATAAAGAGGAATTAATGGTACATGTACTTCTTTTCTCATATATTGCTATATGCTCTATGTTTTTGATTTATTCAAGTATTAATATTAATACAACTTCTCTTTTTGATTTGTTTCCTTTCAGTTGCGCACTGTGGTGGCTGAAAATTTACCAGATGATCACTCTCATCACAACATTGAGAAAATATTTAATGTGGCTGGAAGGTGATATTCTTGAATCTTATCGACAAATTTTATCTTCGCCTATATTTATTTTGTCGGGAAATGACACATTGTCGTTCTTATTTTAAGTGTCAAAACAATCCGAGTATGCCATCCTCAAGATCCTAACACCCGAACTCGAGGAGACTTGGGCATCAGCAGTAAGGTATTAAGTACACAAAACTGAATTGTTCTGCATCTTAAAAAGCACACACTGAACCTTTAAATAGGGATCTAATTCCTTCTGTTTTACCGTCTTATTGTTTTATTTGCTCCAAAGCTCCACGCACTGATTGAGTTTGAGCATCCAGAAGCAGCTGAGAAAGCAGTATGCCATTATTTTTGTGCttcctttgatttttttttatttttaacatcATTGTTTTAGTTAAAGCTACTTTGGATCATCTAAAACTATTCTTTGCGTTATAACCTAATCAGGCGGAGAAGCTAAATGATGAGAGGAACTGGAGAAAAGGCCTACGAGTGAAGTTGCTGCTCAGACGTTCAGTAAGTCTTATTTCAACCCCGTTTGCTTTCACTTAACGGAGGTCTGAATCTGAATCATTCGGATCTCAGCCCACTATAAGTGCATTCGTTTTTTTCTTTCACTACAGCTTATTTGATCTGAATATGTTTGATTCATCTAGAATTTGTACATAGtcttaaaatcattaaaatgaTATCGATCACTTAAAGATTTCTATGAACATGACCATTTAATATCTCCTTTAACTACTTCTTGTCATACTTGTGCTTCTGTAAGCTCATGTTTCattttttggtatatttttcTTAAGAATGTTGTCACATCTGCAGCCAAAGTCTGTTCTAAAGAGCAGGAAGTCAGCATTTGATGGCTGTTTTGATGATGAAGATTGGTTAGCTTCTGAATTGACAGATGACTCAAATCACACTAATCACTCGGAAATAGTGGATAATAATGTAAGTATGGTCATGACTAAACCAAACATAGGTTATTTTCTCTTTTGATATGatgtttttggttttggagtaTTCAATATCCTGTTATTGACAACCATATACTAAAATATGCATCTTTCTTCATGCTAAAATTTAAAGCTCTGATTCAAATTTCTCTCGATTAATCCCCTTGTTGTTAGGTCGAAGAGACTTTAGCAACAAAGAAAACATGGGGTAAAGGCCGTGTGAGAGCACGACAACGAAATCAAATGTTCAATGGTCGTGGCCTACTTGTCTCATCTCCACAAAGCAGCAGCTCTAGTCCATTTGAAGCACCTTTGAAACAGGCTACAAAAGGAAGAATGCCAGATGGAACCAAAGGTTTCACTATGGGAAGAGGGAAGCCCTTAAATATTAATGTTCAAACTGGAGTACATGTGGTATAATGGAAGATGATCAATTTTGCGCTGGTTTACTACTCAGTATTCACTGGTAGTCAATGGAAGTCTAGTcaaagtttttggaaattttttggTTCAATATATATGCTGTCAATAATTCTAGAACTCTTTTTTTTGCTGACCTTTTTGAGCATCCATAATTCATTCAATAAGAATATATGTAATGGCAAAAGTGTATAGGTTAAGAAAGGCTATGGCTTCCTTGAGACTAccaattttgttttgttcatatATCTTTTATCATGTGAAATAATGCTACTGAGTTTAAGATTCTGCCTCTATTTCATCTCTCATTTTGTCTCTTGATGTTGTGGTATTTATTGCTCAATGTTCAGCACTGCGCATTATATATAATATGTTGGAAATTGGTTACCGATGAATTCGGGCaagatcacttttagcccgcgatTGAAATTATTTATAGTTGTAGCTGcgaaattgtataaaaattgtataacATACATAAATGTACTTATTCTGACAGAATTATATGATATATGTGTATTGATGGGAATTAACAGTCACTCAATGGATTAATCGAGAAATGAAAGTGCGTGCAAGTTGATTCATACACCATCGTCCTAAAAATATCTTAAATGCGTGTCTAAGTTATAGATCACTATATTAGAACACCATGCAACAAGATTTGaacgagaaaaagaaaataagagggaAGCAAAAGGACTGGGAGAAGGGGATACACAAGGAAACCTTAGATTCAAAAATGAAATACTTTTtttcgttttaatttatgtgaacatattttttttttagtttgtgtCAAAAATAATTACCtctttctttatttgaaaataatttacctttatataatgatttataaccacacaaaatatatatgccTCATTTTTATATCATAAGTTCAAAAGtcttatctcttttcttaaattctgTGCCCAATTAAATGAATTCACGTAAATtaaaacagagggagtaataaAAAGAGGAAAATTGTTGGGTTTGCCTCAACAGCTGATACTACGACTGACCCTTGGTTTTGTACTACCTATCAATCAAACATCTAAATCTGCTCAAACACGCTCTTTAATTCTTTTCTTGTCTTCTCCTACAATAAAAGCTTTATTATTATTAGTCACTAGTCCcaagagaaagaggaagaaactAGAAAGAAGGCCGAGGGAGAGATTCCTTCGCCATGCACATATATGTGTTTTTTACACCTTTCCGCACACaaataatttgttttatttttagaaCAGAGCTAATCAAAGATTACACCCAATGCAACACGTCGGGAAACAACGTCATTATGACGCATGATGTCATGCCATCACCTTTTCCCTTGGTCCAAATGGCTCCAACAAATTTTTCGAgaaattcaaaaaattcaaaacataCGGATCTCAGGAGGCCACGTAGCCCTATCTTCACGACCACAACCTCAACCAACACGGAAGAATTGTATCATGAATAACATTGTCCACTCACCGACCTTGTCCGCAGGAATGATCTTGATAAGCGGATGAACTAATTGTATGGGTCAAATTTCATCTTTAGTAAAAAAACAGTGTTAGTAAAGCATTCCTGAGATACCGCGTGTCGAAGTAATCTAACTATCAGCAAAGGCCGTGGCCAAGGAGTCAACGACTGTGGTCGAGGACTCTTAACAAAATTATAACGGCTAGTTTTCAAGATAGGACATTAGATAGAATATtttagtggatattctctgcacttgtactattaaggTTTTCTTTTTAGGAATacgttccctataaatagaaaaagacatAATGATAAGGGACATgcgatattcatttgtaaaaaacACACTTTGACCTGAGAAAGAGAATCAGATCAGTGACAGACGCACGTGGTGTCAAGCGGTTTAATTGAAATCCGCTTTAtcaaaaaataatactgtgtatatgtataaattaagaTTAAAGCTgcgtaaattttgtataaataatttatttgaacccacttgacaactactgttttacgactaaagttatgtacttctaagattgaacccgTTTGTATAAAATCTTGGGTCCGCCACTGAATCAGATCTCATTGCTAATATACAAACAACACCTTTTCACTGAGATTCTTATCAATACTTTTTCACTAGATCCAAGAATACCTCAAATATTCAAGGGATTgtctatcattcatcattgtcagaaagaacatCCACTTATTTCATCCTTTCTTGGGTGACTCATtcattctatttacttaaatatcatttattgctaTTCATTGATATTGAATGCTACACTATTGCCTTTAATTTCTAGAATATTTATTGCATGCTACCGCCACTGTCTGACTATATCTACATagtatttctttctcttttaagaACTCCATCTTAGGGATATTATTGTTAGCTATGATTAACccttatttatataaatttaattatttgaaccaagatctatattttttggtcaaacaatttggtgccatctgtgggaatttcttagttaaatttttagtttcctctaaATCTACAATTAACGCAAGTCAAGAAACCCCGAGATCTCCTTTCTTTGTGTATACAAAACCCTACATGGCAGGTAACCAAGGAGAAAGGATAAAAATAACAAGTGACTTCCCAACCAACCTTATGAATGTCATCAACGAAAGCTGTGAAACAGTAGGTGAGGACACGACGCCCAACATGTCCCCTAGGTGAGAGAGGTCACCACCCCCACATTGCAACAGAACAAAACCCAGCGGAAAAGGGGGCCTCCACGTCTATAGAGGAAGGGACGCCCCCAGCTGTGAAAAAACTCCTCGAGGCATGGCTAACCGACACGCTAGCAAGCGTCCTTAACAAACCCGCTCTAGGCATGACTGCAGAAACCGCAAGGGCTTGCACGATACAACAAACAGACGAGTAGTGCAACCGACCCCTCCCTCCAACGACAGGTATAACTCACAATGTTACTTATAGTACATGTGACAATGCCCTCGCTACCATTCTAAAGAGGATAGAACAAATGGAGAATGAAAAGAAGGCACTCCGAGACCAgatgaaagaacaccaagaacgAGTTGACAAGATACCGGGTGCTCCTAAGCTGCTACCGAAAAGGGATGCCGGCAGGTTCGTAGAGCAGCCGTACAACGATGATGCAGGCCCGCATGtcataccaaagaccttcaaaatgcttCCCTACCTCAGGATATATGACGGAACGACCGATCCTGAAGATCATGTGACTTACTACGTTACcgccgtgaaaggcaacgaccttGCCAAGGAACAAATGTCCTTTATTTTGCATAAGAAGTTTGGAGAAACCCTCACAAGaggggcattaacatggtattcgcaGCTAATG from Nicotiana tabacum cultivar K326 chromosome 24, ASM71507v2, whole genome shotgun sequence includes:
- the LOC107831664 gene encoding la-related protein 6C-like, giving the protein MAQMQPEKVASSVQQSTPEKIVAKVDYNKKLAKNNNKQQINAASYNINGGSFKFNVQAPEFVPKSHATIPISRYIYPYFQYVNTTTTTNDWIYGGDQETISFVQEPSFVSTLSQKDILPEELRLKVIKQVEYQHSDMSLLANESLLKQMNKDPKGFVPISSVSATKKIKSLITNNQLTLSHALLSSSKLIVSDDGKKVKRKIPFTDKDKEELMLRTVVAENLPDDHSHHNIEKIFNVAGSVKTIRVCHPQDPNTRTRGDLGISSKLHALIEFEHPEAAEKAAEKLNDERNWRKGLRVKLLLRRSPKSVLKSRKSAFDGCFDDEDWLASELTDDSNHTNHSEIVDNNVEETLATKKTWGKGRVRARQRNQMFNGRGLLVSSPQSSSSSPFEAPLKQATKGRMPDGTKGFTMGRGKPLNINVQTGVHVV